In the genome of Bombyx mori chromosome 13, ASM3026992v2, the window TTGTTATTCTACCATGCATTGCTTTAGCAGCCATTCCAGCCATTTGTCTGGCTTGAGTCCAGAGACGTAATTGAAACCAGTGTGGGGCATGTTCCCATGCAGCTGATGCAACATCGCCTGcagcaaatacattttttatactaGTCTCTTGAAATTCATTGACTGCCAATCCTCCATCCTGACCTTTCTCTGGAACTTTATCCCATGTAAAGTTGACAGATGGTTCCACCCCAGTTGCAGATATTAAAAAATCACACTCAACAAGCTGAGAATTTGTTAGTTGTACACGTAATGGATATTCATTCTTATTATCCTCTAATACTGATTCTACTTCAGCTTTATATACTATTTCGAGTTCTTGGACCCCTCTGTCAGACTTAATGTTTTCAAGTTTCCTATACCAATCTGGACCAAGTGCAgcagattttaaatttttatttaaagatacCAAACTGTCTTCTTCAGAGTAAATATGCCtccttaaaactgtattttgattttttctttcattctcATTTTTAAAGGTTTCTTGAAAAAACTCAGCAGCACCTGGATCAATAAATGTCGCTGAAATATAGTCATCTCTAATCACCCACACCTTTTCTATACCCGAAGTAGCATGAACTATTTCTGATGCAATACCTCCATTTCCAACTATAACCATTCTACGGCCTGTCTTCAATTTTTGTTGAAAGTCTTTCACAGATTCTGTATCTCTAATGCCCAGTACTCTTTTGCTATTTTTGGAATCTGAAATTAGTCTTGGTATCCCTccagtacaaatacaaattacGTCATATTGTATATGAACACCTTTGTCTGTCAAAGCTTTCTGCTTTTCAGTATCAAGATGTTTTAGTGAatcatatataatttttaaattcggATGGATCTTTTGCAAGGAGGTGGCCTCTGTTTCATTCACGTCAAAGTTCACTATAGTCTTAGCAAAAAAGGTAACGTTACTAACATTTTTCACAAGTGTTGATGCTGTTACTAGTACCAAGGTTTTTTCAGGATGCAAGATCGCAAGAGTTTCTACGCAAGTAACTCCAGCAATACCACCGCCAACTATTAAATATGTAGTATTAATCTCCGACATTGTACCGTTTTTGTCTATTTTTTGTAAGTGACATGAATGGAATTAATAGCTTATCGAAATCGAGCAAACTTAATACCTACTATCTCGTATtatctaataattattttaatttgtgtgtGTATATctaaattaactttatttatgACATATGTTTATGACAGTAGTAGTACTTGTTCCATTTTTTCAACTGGAAAGGCGAAGGTGTGAtacccatagacctatataagtttcctacttcagtggtgaTACCATACCTACATCGTAAATTTttataagggattttatgatctggtaactaagacttttaagtcaatACACCCTAGTCTTTTATTtaatccatagattatacacttaatataattatttaatctattctctttCATGAAAAACggagcgaaatgaaatgaggttaattaatttaaaacattaagcaaatgaagtgaaattaaatgaaacgacacgatatgagatgaaatatagtctgagtaaaatggtggttatttactgagactttttccaatgaaataggAAAATCTTGAGAAGCGTAACAGGGTAAGCGCAACACAGTCACATCCAGTGACTGTGTTACAATGGGGGTACATTTGGCACTTTGACATATactatatagataataagccaccgttattccacacttaaacctgaagaaataataaattaacaaaataaaacaattcacacaattttactcctcgcgttcccgccaagtCCTTTAAGTACGGTACatattcaacattttttttatttgtctgtgCCATTGCGCTAGCAAAAAGAACAAGGcgtacaaatttaaaataataaatcaaagtCAAATCCATATTTACGTGAAATGATGTTCTGAgataaaatgaaatagaatGAATAAAAGAGATAAGACAACACCATAGACATTAAATAACCTCTACTGGAAGTTACACTTATCCAGATTAGATATTTAATTAAGGGTAGGTCGGAATGGGATCCCAGGGTAATCAAACGAACTTTATAGCAACCTTCGTGGattaattagattaaaattagtaaatgtCCCAAATATATGTATCCTAAAAGAATTtagattttacaaaaaaaaatacacccaaGCTACACTATTTGGTCTGACTTTTGAATTCTTTTTATGATATACGAGCTACGTCTCCTTTGCCTATTCTATTAAATGACACATAacatatatattatgtgtataatctatgcataACATTCTCTTTGGAAAGaatagggactttttggcgggaacgcgaggagtgaagttgtgtgatttgttttattttgtctatttagtgtttcttcgggtttaaatgtgtaataatggtggtttattaaccgtttaatatctgtgaaagtgcacaaatgtgggaaaatgaaacaaagccgctggacgtaacttctcgggatcctccaaaaagtccactgaaaaaatcttagtaaatgaccaccaatttactgagattagatttcatctcatatcatctcatttaatttcatcccagttgattaatgtctcaaattaatcattttcatttcatttcactccataatatcatttttcataaaattaagaatatacattaaaataagacatgacttaaaggtctcagttaccaggtcataaaatctcttaaaaaaaaataattggaaaGAATACGAAATCAATGTAAAACAAAGTCAACTATCTACCTACATAGGTACCTACAAACAATATGTAGAAAAacaagcaaaaaataaataataaaaaaagaaaaaactatgAAGTAGATACTTTATTTGTGCAAGTAAAATGCTAATGAAAAACCTGTTAACAAAATGTTGTGGATGTTAATATGTGGTGTTCCACTAGTTTACGTTTTGATTTGGTATTTTCCAATATTATGGAGcctaatttatttgttattgttagctatctttataatattaagtgtattcaCTCTTAGTTTATGGGGGCATATTGCATTGTCATCACCTTATCATATACCACCGTTTTTGATAGAAAGAATTGAAAAGGAAGTTCGACAATTTGAAGAAGCACTGaaggtaaaattaaatgtatatatttttttttaaaatgctactttcaaatttaacattaaaatcttctaaataaataaaaattcttaaaaaGTAAGTAATGGCgtgattaaaattaacaaaataattttatttgacaattttaaaacattgtGAAGTATAtccactattatttttttaatgatatataCAAGCTCTAAATGGTATTTGTTGTAAATTCATTTACACACCATATCTAAAATTACAGGAAGATCAGGCAAATTGGCCTCAATCCATGAAAAAATCTCATCTGCCAGTCATATTCGGAAGAACTGTAGACAGTCAATTGCAGCTTCTCATTGATTACATATTGAGAGATTTTGTAACTCGATGGCTGAAAGAATTGGCACATAAACCTGAACCAGTCATAGACAAATTCAAGGAGCATATTTGGGGAGGTATACAAAATTTATATGAAAGGCTATCAAGGGTTGATGCTGAAAAATTACTGGCTAATGATATGGTGGTGAAGATAACTCAACATTTTGAAAGGATAAGAATTGCAAGAAGTTGTGCGTAAGTATTGATTTTGCGTTCATTTTCTGCTAAAACTTTTAGAAAACATACTTGCAGTACTTTCTTTTACTTAGAAtacaatttaaatgaaataagtatAAACATATAAGATTCACAACATTTTCtattacaaattaatatcagtgttaatatattttcagaCTAGAATTGAATCAAGCACCTGTTTTTGCTCTAGCACCCCATCTGACATCTTTCGAAACAGAACAGCATTATTTGAGGCAGATCAGTGAACTTATTATCATGTTTTTGTTGCCGAGATGCTATTCTTTGGCACCAGGATGCCATCTCATGAGGGAAATACTTGCCTGCAAGAGTATGtgaatatttgaattaaatcttgtacttttactttgttgattactataaaaattcaattacattCTTACATAATCTGTAAatactaattataat includes:
- the LOC101739788 gene encoding pyridine nucleotide-disulfide oxidoreductase domain-containing protein 1, whose protein sequence is MSEINTTYLIVGGGIAGVTCVETLAILHPEKTLVLVTASTLVKNVSNVTFFAKTIVNFDVNETEATSLQKIHPNLKIIYDSLKHLDTEKQKALTDKGVHIQYDVICICTGGIPRLISDSKNSKRVLGIRDTESVKDFQQKLKTGRRMVIVGNGGIASEIVHATSGIEKVWVIRDDYISATFIDPGAAEFFQETFKNENERKNQNTVLRRHIYSEEDSLVSLNKNLKSAALGPDWYRKLENIKSDRGVQELEIVYKAEVESVLEDNKNEYPLRVQLTNSQLVECDFLISATGVEPSVNFTWDKVPEKGQDGGLAVNEFQETSIKNVFAAGDVASAAWEHAPHWFQLRLWTQARQMAGMAAKAMHGRITNQEVLQDFCFELFTHCTKLFGYRVILLGKYNGQGLGTDYEILLRTTPNVEYIKFVLKEGKLQGAILIGETDLEEMCENLILDQIDLSPFGDDILNPDIDIDDYFD